TAGGGTCGCTCTCCCAAATGACGGTTCCGTCGTTCGTCTTCTTGATGTACTTGTAGTCAAAGTTGGTGGCTGCGGGAAGCTTGATCTTGGCAGTCCACAGAGGGTTGCTGGACGTATATTGCGAAGCATCCAGGGGAATAGCATCAGCGGGCGACCAGTTCTTCAGTTCGGTGATGGAGCCCACGACGAAGATGCTCTCTCCGGGGACTGTAGTAACTTTGACGTTGAAAGTCATGGTGGAGTCGCAGCTGGGAGGCGCCTCGCAGACCGCGGGAACAGTATTGGAAGTAGGCTCTCCCCAAGACGGCGGAACAACACCGGAGCGGCGTTCAATAGCCCCGACGAATGATGCGTAAGACCAGGTCAGATGTACTGCAGACTTGGGCGCTCCGGTTTCTCGGTCAAACTGCTCAGCCATAGAGCCGTCTGCTGGGGTATACTGCTTCACCACGTTGATAAAGTCGTCTCCGTATGCCGTGACCGCCTTGATGACTGAGGTAAAGGTGTCAGAGTTCTTGGCATAAGTGCCCGTGGCAATGCTTGGTACGAGATCGCGGAAGAAGGGCAGAGACATGGCGTCGACTTTGATGGAGCCAATCTTTTGCCACTGATAGACGGCAGCGTACATCTGCTCAGCGGCTGCCATTGTAGCGAGGTACCAAGGGTTGCCATTGTAGTAAACATCTTCCGAGTAGCGTCctacagcagcagccttaCCAGCTGTTCGGCCCTTGTTGACGGTGTAAATAGTACGGAAGGAGTCCACGACAGCCTTGTGGTTTGCCAACGCTCGAGAAGAGCAGGGCTGGAAAGTGGCATCGGTGCATGCGGCCGCAGGGTCAAACGTGTGAATGGACgagatgatggagttgaCATCCTTGCCGACCCGGCCATCGTTGACGTTAATGTTGGAGTCGACGTAGCCATTGGCCCAGAAGCTCTGAAGGAAGCAGAGAACTCTGGGCGCGTTGGTTTCGCAATCTGGGCACTGCTTGTTGAGAGCCTTGGCCAGAGCAGCGCCTTCGACCAGAGCACGGTACGAGGCGGACAGGGTAAAGAAAGATGATCCGTTCACTTCTTCCCACAGATCGAAGCCAGTTCGGTTCCAGTACTGGACGGTGTAAGCAAGATCCTTGGCAATGATTGGCCACACCGTGTTTGTAGCTTCAGAGGTTCCGCCGTTAGCAATAAGCCAGTTGGCATAGATGGTGAGAGCAGTGGCTCGCAAAGGAGGTCCGTCGCGCTGTGGTCTACCCCAAGATCCTGTGAATGCGGTGAGATCAACATGAAACTTGGGCTCTCCCAAACCGCCAGAGTCTGGCCCGCCAGAAGGGTTGATGACTCCCTGAAGATGGGCCTGAGCCGTAATGTACTGCTCAATCTTGGGCTGCAAAGACTTGTTTCCGCCGATAAAGAGCTCAACCAAGACTTTGAAAGTCAAGGCAGAGTCTCGACTCCAAGTGTACCAGTCTATGCGACAGATCAGTCTTCCATACTTGGATAGGCAGCATAGGGCGAATACATACAGTCTGGATCCGACTTGCTAGGGCTGGCTACTACAGCACCAGCTGCCGCGCCCTGAGCTTTGGATCCATCTGGGCCGATATTGGCCAAAACACCCTTTAGAGAAATGTCGTTCtgcttggtgatgaaggtgTTCAAGTCGTCCCTGCAAGAAAGACGGCGGCGTGCTGCAACCCCATCCAGCCACAAACCCGCCACAGCCAGGGCACCAAGGAGATTCTTGTACATTTTGGCTTGCCTCTGACAACAAGTGGATAGTTTTCCAAGAACGCGGCTGGTACAGTCTCTCTCAAGTCCTCATGTCGATAACAAACCAAGGGTGTGAAGCCCTTTTAACTGCAAAACTTTCGACCCATAAACATTTCAGATGctttgtttgtggtttgccaatgtaccagacatgatgtAGTCATTTGACTGTTCATGCCCATCGCCCCGCTTTCTGCAGCTCGCTTGTAGTCGTGGACTCGTGGTACTGGGGAGATCGGTCCGTTTCCCCAGCTCTTTCTGGGCACCTCCTGGGCACCTCCTGGGACGGGGATGGGTCTACCGGATTGCTTATTGAGCCAAGCCCGAATGGTGAAGCtgagcaaggccaaggctggtgCTTCATGTCCTTTTCGGGGCAGAGTTTATCGGGCCTTTGGAGCCTCTCAGTCCACTCTAAGCGCGTGGATGCATGGTAGATGTGATGCCGAGTGATGAAATCTATGCCGAGTTGACAGggtcaagaccaaccacAACGCTTTTCTGCACCTCCCGCCTACCGTTTTGGTCGATTCGTCCGGTGTTGACGATTTTCATCCAGGGACGAGGGCGATCAGTCTGCCAGGGTCGTCGGACCGACACAGCTAACGAGGTCAAGCTTTCAACCCCATGGGGCTTTTGTTGACGCTGACGCAAgttggtctggctggctggtctggtctggtcttgtaCAGCATGCAAAACACAGATTTGTAGGAGCCGGCAACTGCCGTCACACCAGTCTGGGTGGAATAGTCTGTGGATCGAATCCAGCTCTCACATCTTACCTGTCGATTTCGCGCCGTGACTAGTTCGACAGTCGGTCGACGACGGGGTAATTGCGGGTCAGGACTGTGGCCTGCTTTAGCCGAGAAATAGCTTTCATTTACACGTGCCTGAAGTTGCTCTCTTTGCAGTGAAAATTTGCAACTTGCAAAGTCTTGGCTGTCCGCTCTAACCGACATAGTGCGAAACGGTGGAAAATGTTGgagggacatggagatgGCTGTGGACGTGGATGTTGAGAGGAGGTAAATATTTCGGACCGAAATGGAAGGCACGACACAGCTTGAAATGCCTGAATTCAACGGCCCGATCAACGGCATAAAACCAATATATCGAAGACTTGATGCAAGATGGAAGATCGATTCGCAAATTAGTCTATTTTGATTTCACGAATACGAAGACCAAATGTTGCAGCAATCCGGCTGAACATGTCATGATTACAACCATCATAGGATCAAGGAGAAGTTATGTATTGATTATGGAAATCCAATATTATTCTCTGCTATTTTGACTTACTGCAGAAACTCGTACTCTTTTCTCGTTTCAGGATATGGCTGTCCGACATCCCAGCATCCATTTGGTTATCCTAACAAGCGTCATATACAAGTTGACAGATGTAAAGGGGAGACGTAAAGGGATCTTCACAACTAACATTGCATGCACGGACAAGCCATTGATTTCAGCTAAACCTATGTCATGACCTAAAGGGCCGACTTCAGCTGAAGTTTGTGTCGGACAGATACCATTGAGCAACTCTAGAATTATACAGAAGTCTCACCGGCGGCAGACACAGATACCAGTGTCAGCTCAGATTCAGGAAATGCTTGCGAAAATCAGAAACAAGTTTTCGTCAAGGTGGTGTTGTGAATGACGACACCCTCATCTTACCTCTCGATTGCCAATCTTTCCGGACGCATGATCCTATCATCAACCACTCCGGGAGCTTTATTCAAGCTTTCCCTGAGATTTCCTAGATGCCAAAATTTCTCCTCTTACACACGGCAGTAGGTCATATTCCTATAAGCAGTATTACTGTGGTGACGTATATGGAGTCAGGCAATGAAACCGCGGACTCCTGATCCATTGTACTGTAGACTGAATCATTTGCAACATGACACAATCGTTTAGTTGCTATAAATGCGAGTGGTGTTTTTTTATTTATCCAAGTTCGTCACTATCATACACGCTACCCTCCATTGCTCGCACCATTCCCAGAAGGATTGTGCACATATCGGTACAACTGGCTAGACGAATCTTTCAACAGTTTCGCAGGAGAATCATGTTCCACTAGCTCACCATCTGCCATAACTGCCACAGAGTCAAACTTTTCTATCCCCTTTAGCGTGTGCgtgatgacaatgacagTCTTC
The genomic region above belongs to Pochonia chlamydosporia 170 chromosome 2, whole genome shotgun sequence and contains:
- a CDS encoding glucoamylase precursor (similar to Aspergillus terreus NIH2624 XP_001213553.1); this encodes MYKNLLGALAVAGLWLDGVAARRRLSCRDDLNTFITKQNDISLKGVLANIGPDGSKAQGAAAGAVVASPSKSDPDYWYTWSRDSALTFKVLVELFIGGNKSLQPKIEQYITAQAHLQGVINPSGGPDSGGLGEPKFHVDLTAFTGSWGRPQRDGPPLRATALTIYANWLIANGGTSEATNTVWPIIAKDLAYTVQYWNRTGFDLWEEVNGSSFFTLSASYRALVEGAALAKALNKQCPDCETNAPRVLCFLQSFWANGYVDSNINVNDGRVGKDVNSIISSIHTFDPAAACTDATFQPCSSRALANHKAVVDSFRTIYTVNKGRTAGKAAAVGRYSEDVYYNGNPWYLATMAAAEQMYAAVYQWQKIGSIKVDAMSLPFFRDLVPSIATGTYAKNSDTFTSVIKAVTAYGDDFINVVKQYTPADGSMAEQFDRETGAPKSAVHLTWSYASFVGAIERRSGVVPPSWGEPTSNTVPAVCEAPPSCDSTMTFNVKVTTVPGESIFVVGSITELKNWSPADAIPLDASQYTSSNPLWTAKIKLPAATNFDYKYIKKTNDGTVIWESDPNRSATSSTGCNSSGTLNDQWR